The following are encoded in a window of Brevibacillus sp. DP1.3A genomic DNA:
- the fdhF gene encoding formate dehydrogenase subunit alpha produces MKKISFELNGVKHEAKEGTRILDYLLQQEIEHPHICYSPIVGPIQTCDTCMCEIDGKMMRACSTPIEEGMHILTSSERAKGAQAEAMDRILENHMLYCTVCDNNNGNCRVHNTAELLEVDHQTRPFREKKEEVDMSHPFYRYDPDQCILCGRCTEVCQDLQVNETLTIDWEREIPRLIWDDNQSINESSCVSCGQCVTVCPCNALIEKSMLGEAGFLSGIKKDLLNPMIDLIKEVEPGYSSIFAISEVEAAMRETRTKKTKTVCTFCGVGCSFEVWTKGRHILKVEPTEDSPVNSVSTCVKGKFGWDFVNSDQRLTTPLIRKGDAFVPATWDEALSLIAERMGSIKQNYGGNALGFVSSSKTTNEDAYLMQKLARQVFESNNIDNCSRYCQSPATDGLLATVGYGGDSGTIQDIASAGLVIIVGANPTEGHPVLATRVKRAKKLYGQKLIVSDLRKHEMAERSDLFLHPKQGTDFVWLTAVAKYIIDQGWHNEAFLQNRVNDFEAYRKMLENYTLDYAVEVTGLIKEQLIQTAKMIVEADGTCILWGMGVTQNIAGSHTSAAISNLLLVTGNYGRPGAGAYPLRGHNNVQGACDMGTLPTWLPGYQPITDDQARLKFEEAYGVTISNKPGLTNIEMLEAVEKGELKAMYLMGEDMAWVDSNANHVHDTLSKLDFFVVQDVFLTKTAQFADVVLPASPSLEKEGTFVNTERRIQRLYQVMEPLGESKPDWSIIQLIAQRLGANWSYEHPAEIMDEIASLAPIYAGVSYDHLEGWSSLLWPVQQEGTDEPLLYKEQFNFPDGKARLSLVEYVPPMEYPTEFDLTLNNGRLLEHFHEGNMTNKSKGIQYKLPEVFVEVSPELASERGLKDGSLVRLVSPYGAIKLRVLVTDRVSGKELYVPMHSVSHENAINLLTGSVGDVRTQTPAYKQAKVRMEFLNEEGMTPLPMYNPRYAKRNPQMGVQVERKWARDDYEPIADVNMVGGKK; encoded by the coding sequence ATGAAAAAAATAAGCTTTGAACTAAATGGAGTGAAGCATGAAGCGAAGGAAGGAACCCGTATCCTGGATTATTTGCTGCAACAAGAAATAGAGCATCCTCACATCTGCTACTCACCCATAGTAGGGCCCATTCAAACTTGTGATACGTGCATGTGTGAAATTGACGGAAAAATGATGCGGGCGTGCTCGACTCCTATCGAGGAAGGGATGCACATCCTTACATCCTCTGAACGGGCAAAAGGTGCACAGGCAGAAGCAATGGATCGGATCTTGGAAAACCACATGCTTTATTGTACCGTCTGCGACAACAACAACGGAAATTGTCGGGTTCACAATACGGCAGAGCTGCTCGAAGTTGACCACCAAACACGCCCGTTCCGAGAAAAAAAGGAAGAGGTGGATATGTCGCATCCGTTCTATCGTTATGATCCCGATCAATGCATTCTCTGTGGACGTTGCACGGAGGTTTGTCAGGATTTACAGGTAAATGAAACGCTCACCATCGATTGGGAGCGAGAGATTCCTAGATTGATATGGGATGACAATCAATCAATTAACGAATCATCTTGTGTGTCATGTGGTCAGTGTGTGACAGTCTGTCCGTGCAACGCGTTGATAGAGAAATCCATGCTCGGTGAAGCTGGCTTTCTGTCAGGGATTAAAAAAGACTTGTTGAATCCGATGATCGATCTCATTAAAGAAGTCGAGCCAGGTTACAGCAGCATTTTTGCTATCTCTGAAGTAGAGGCGGCGATGCGGGAAACACGGACCAAGAAAACGAAAACCGTATGTACGTTCTGTGGGGTAGGCTGTTCATTTGAGGTATGGACCAAAGGCCGCCACATTCTGAAAGTCGAACCAACGGAAGACTCCCCAGTCAACAGTGTCTCTACTTGTGTGAAAGGAAAGTTCGGTTGGGATTTTGTTAACAGTGACCAACGCTTGACCACACCCTTGATTCGAAAAGGAGACGCATTTGTACCAGCTACGTGGGATGAGGCACTATCACTGATCGCTGAGAGAATGGGTTCCATCAAGCAAAACTACGGAGGCAACGCGCTGGGATTTGTAAGCTCATCCAAAACAACCAACGAAGATGCTTACCTCATGCAAAAACTGGCGCGGCAGGTATTTGAATCAAACAATATTGATAACTGCTCCAGGTATTGCCAGTCACCAGCTACTGACGGATTGCTGGCAACGGTAGGATACGGTGGGGACTCGGGAACCATTCAGGATATCGCAAGTGCCGGACTAGTCATCATCGTCGGGGCGAATCCAACTGAGGGTCATCCCGTTTTGGCAACCCGCGTAAAACGGGCAAAGAAATTATACGGTCAAAAACTGATTGTCTCTGATCTGCGCAAGCATGAAATGGCCGAACGTTCTGATCTCTTTCTGCATCCAAAACAAGGGACCGATTTTGTCTGGCTGACGGCAGTCGCGAAGTACATCATCGATCAAGGCTGGCATAACGAAGCCTTTCTCCAAAATCGAGTAAACGATTTTGAGGCTTATCGGAAAATGCTTGAAAATTACACGCTGGATTACGCTGTGGAAGTAACCGGGCTGATAAAAGAACAGTTGATTCAAACAGCCAAAATGATTGTCGAGGCAGATGGTACTTGCATCTTGTGGGGAATGGGTGTGACGCAGAATATCGCGGGTTCGCATACGTCAGCCGCTATCTCTAATCTCTTGCTGGTAACAGGAAACTACGGTCGACCAGGAGCAGGAGCCTATCCATTGCGTGGACACAACAACGTACAAGGCGCATGCGACATGGGAACACTCCCTACATGGCTTCCAGGTTATCAGCCTATTACGGATGATCAGGCGAGGCTCAAATTTGAAGAAGCATATGGCGTAACGATCTCGAACAAACCAGGCCTAACCAATATCGAAATGCTGGAAGCAGTGGAGAAAGGTGAACTGAAAGCCATGTATCTGATGGGGGAAGACATGGCTTGGGTCGACTCCAACGCCAACCACGTGCATGATACGCTCAGCAAGCTTGATTTCTTTGTCGTACAAGACGTATTCCTGACCAAAACGGCTCAATTTGCCGATGTCGTTTTACCTGCGTCTCCATCCCTGGAAAAAGAGGGTACCTTTGTGAATACGGAGAGACGTATCCAGCGGTTGTATCAAGTAATGGAACCACTGGGAGAATCAAAACCAGACTGGTCGATCATCCAACTGATTGCACAACGCCTGGGCGCAAACTGGAGTTACGAACACCCTGCTGAAATCATGGACGAAATTGCGAGCCTGGCACCCATTTATGCTGGAGTCTCATACGATCATTTAGAAGGATGGAGTAGCTTACTTTGGCCCGTGCAACAAGAAGGTACCGACGAGCCGCTTCTGTACAAAGAACAATTCAACTTCCCAGACGGTAAAGCAAGACTTTCGCTCGTCGAATATGTTCCGCCTATGGAGTATCCAACGGAATTTGATCTTACCTTAAATAATGGACGACTACTGGAGCATTTCCATGAAGGTAACATGACGAATAAATCAAAAGGCATCCAATATAAGCTACCGGAAGTTTTTGTGGAGGTTTCCCCTGAGCTTGCCAGCGAGCGGGGGCTAAAAGACGGTTCATTGGTTCGTCTAGTCTCTCCATACGGTGCCATTAAGCTTCGTGTTCTCGTGACAGATCGAGTCAGCGGCAAAGAGTTGTATGTACCCATGCACTCTGTTAGCCATGAAAATGCCATTAACCTTTTAACCGGCAGCGTCGGGGACGTTCGCACGCAAACCCCTGCCTACAAGCAAGCAAAGGTACGTATGGAGTTTCTTAATGAAGAAGGAATGACTCCACTACCTATGTACAATCCCCGTTATGCGAAGCGAAATCCTCAGATGGGTGTCCAAGTAGAGCGCAAATGGGCCAGAGATGATTATGAACCGATTGCAGATGTAAACATGGTGGGAGGTAAAAAATAA
- a CDS encoding VOC family protein: protein MSKLSRLGHISLYAHDVRRLASFYETALELAVVNPGDETACLAIDPQSGRHDLLILNNPHHVHLAFWVDTLDHFKEVWRRLTDHGILAHGPYVESEYARFSFLDPEGNHVEIIWEHRGETTHPQRRKISFRELEEFGVSQE from the coding sequence ATGTCAAAGCTAAGCCGCTTGGGTCACATTTCCTTATACGCGCATGATGTTCGCAGATTGGCCTCTTTTTATGAAACCGCACTTGAATTGGCAGTAGTGAACCCTGGCGACGAAACGGCATGCTTGGCGATTGATCCGCAATCGGGCAGGCATGATTTGCTCATCCTGAACAATCCGCATCATGTGCATCTGGCTTTTTGGGTGGATACGTTGGATCACTTCAAGGAAGTGTGGAGGAGGCTGACGGATCACGGTATTTTGGCACATGGTCCGTATGTGGAGAGCGAATATGCACGTTTTTCTTTTCTTGATCCGGAAGGCAATCATGTGGAGATCATTTGGGAGCATCGAGGAGAAACAACACATCCACAAAGAAGAAAAATCAGCTTTCGGGAGTTAGAGGAATTCGGCGTTAGCCAAGAATGA
- a CDS encoding excinuclease ABC subunit UvrA has product MSESNQEYIVISGARENNLKNVSLRIPKRKITIFTGVSGSGKSSIVFDTIAAESTRLLNENFSMFVRNFLPRYPQPDTDAIENLSMAVIVDQKRLGGGSHSTMGTITDISPILRLLFSRVGQPYVGQAHMFSFNDPQGMCPECNGIGRKLGVDISKAVDMSKSLNEGAIKLPDYKVDGMEWNMLVQTGFDPDKKLSDYSDEELEQLLYAKARKVEMQFAGKAVNITVEGVLEKFTNKYIKQDVKTKSERTQKAVAPFITEGPCPSCHGARLSKAALNCKINGLNIAEMSSMEVGRLIRVIQEIDDSVAAPMVKSLTERLQHLVDIGLDYLTLDRETDTLSGGESQRVKMVKHLSGSLVDVTYIFDEPSVGLHPRDVHRLNELLQKLRDKGNTVIVVEHDPDVIKVADHIVDVGPHAGSHGGTIVYEGNFQGLLESGTLTGTDMKRPIQLKQDSRKPSGKLSIEDATLHNLRNVSVDIPTGVLTVVTGVAGSGKSTLINDVFLSNHPDAIVIDQSAVGVSTRSNPATYTGIMDDVRKAFASANKVNQGLFSFNSKGACENCQGLGVVYTDLAFLESVKLPCEVCGGRRFKEEVLAYKLNGKSIAEVLEMTVEQALEFFELKEVMRKLQAMSDVGLNYITLGQPLSTLSGGECQRIKLASELHKKGSIYVMDELTTGLHMSDIGHLLEIMNRLVDAGNTVIVIEHNLDVISQADWIIDMGPDGGSNGGQVVFEGIPPQIIHAEQSITGRYLK; this is encoded by the coding sequence ATGAGCGAATCTAATCAGGAGTATATCGTAATCTCCGGTGCGAGGGAAAACAATCTCAAGAACGTATCCTTGCGCATTCCTAAGCGGAAGATTACGATCTTCACCGGTGTATCTGGATCTGGTAAGTCATCGATCGTCTTCGATACGATCGCTGCAGAATCCACGCGATTGCTGAATGAGAACTTCAGCATGTTCGTGCGCAATTTCCTGCCCCGCTATCCGCAGCCGGATACAGACGCGATCGAGAACCTCAGCATGGCGGTTATCGTAGACCAGAAGCGACTGGGGGGCGGTTCCCATTCCACGATGGGCACGATTACCGATATTTCTCCCATTCTCCGCCTGCTCTTCTCCCGAGTGGGCCAGCCTTATGTTGGACAAGCGCATATGTTCTCTTTTAACGATCCACAAGGCATGTGTCCCGAATGTAACGGTATCGGTCGCAAATTAGGCGTCGACATCAGCAAAGCGGTTGACATGTCAAAGTCGTTGAATGAAGGGGCAATCAAGCTGCCGGACTATAAGGTAGACGGTATGGAATGGAATATGCTCGTGCAGACGGGCTTCGATCCTGACAAGAAGCTGAGCGATTATTCGGATGAGGAGCTTGAACAGCTGTTGTACGCTAAGGCGAGGAAAGTGGAGATGCAATTCGCCGGGAAAGCCGTGAACATTACAGTAGAAGGCGTTCTTGAGAAGTTCACCAACAAATACATCAAGCAGGATGTAAAGACGAAGTCTGAGCGTACACAAAAAGCTGTTGCGCCGTTCATCACTGAAGGTCCCTGTCCAAGCTGCCACGGCGCAAGACTTAGCAAGGCTGCACTCAACTGCAAAATCAATGGCCTCAACATTGCAGAGATGTCCTCCATGGAGGTCGGTCGGCTCATCCGGGTCATTCAGGAGATTGACGATTCGGTCGCCGCACCGATGGTCAAGTCGCTGACGGAGCGGTTGCAGCATCTAGTGGATATCGGTCTAGACTACTTGACGCTGGACCGTGAGACGGATACCTTGTCCGGCGGCGAGTCGCAGCGTGTCAAGATGGTGAAGCATCTGAGTGGCAGTCTGGTGGATGTTACTTACATTTTTGATGAGCCCAGCGTTGGTTTACACCCCCGTGATGTACATCGGTTAAATGAATTGCTTCAGAAGCTGCGCGACAAGGGCAATACCGTCATTGTCGTCGAGCATGATCCCGATGTGATCAAAGTGGCAGATCATATCGTCGACGTCGGGCCTCACGCCGGCAGCCACGGCGGTACCATCGTGTATGAAGGAAACTTCCAAGGCCTGCTTGAATCAGGGACACTGACAGGCACCGATATGAAGCGGCCGATCCAACTGAAGCAAGATTCCAGGAAGCCGTCCGGCAAGCTGTCCATCGAGGATGCCACACTGCACAATCTGCGGAACGTGAGTGTAGATATTCCAACCGGAGTGCTGACAGTAGTTACGGGTGTCGCAGGCTCAGGTAAGAGTACGCTGATTAACGATGTATTCCTCAGCAACCATCCGGATGCGATCGTCATCGACCAATCGGCGGTAGGCGTGTCCACGCGCTCGAATCCAGCGACTTACACAGGGATCATGGATGATGTGCGCAAGGCGTTTGCTTCCGCGAACAAGGTCAATCAAGGCTTGTTCAGCTTCAACTCCAAGGGGGCTTGTGAGAACTGTCAAGGTCTAGGTGTTGTGTATACAGACCTTGCATTCCTTGAAAGCGTAAAGCTGCCGTGCGAAGTCTGCGGAGGTAGACGGTTTAAGGAAGAGGTGCTCGCGTACAAGCTGAATGGCAAGTCAATTGCAGAAGTGTTAGAGATGACGGTGGAGCAGGCATTGGAATTTTTTGAGCTAAAAGAGGTAATGCGCAAGCTCCAGGCGATGAGTGATGTAGGGCTGAACTATATTACACTCGGCCAACCACTCAGCACACTCTCTGGCGGGGAATGCCAGCGCATCAAGCTGGCAAGCGAACTGCACAAGAAAGGCAGCATTTACGTGATGGACGAGCTGACGACTGGCTTACATATGTCTGATATCGGTCACCTTCTGGAGATCATGAATCGCCTCGTAGATGCAGGCAATACGGTAATCGTCATCGAGCACAACCTCGATGTGATCAGCCAAGCGGATTGGATTATCGATATGGGACCGGACGGAGGCAGTAACGGCGGTCAGGTGGTCTTCGAGGGCATACCTCCGCAGATCATCCATGCGGAACAATCGATCACGGGAAGATACTTGAAGTAA
- a CDS encoding DUF1641 domain-containing protein, giving the protein MARPISKVEEPVLTEKEKQDQSVESVIQALAKNPEGIQATIKLLQELHASGILGALNAAVEAKEDIAKIVVGQMVRPPVTHMINNAMAAAGGLTELDPEMTKKLMGGVTKGLQRADDALRSGKKAGVFDLMKALRDPDINRAMGFGINLLKGLGAGLKE; this is encoded by the coding sequence ATGGCTAGACCGATTTCAAAAGTGGAAGAACCTGTTCTTACCGAAAAAGAAAAACAAGATCAATCGGTAGAAAGTGTCATACAAGCGCTCGCCAAAAATCCGGAAGGGATCCAGGCAACGATCAAGCTGCTCCAGGAACTCCATGCAAGTGGAATTCTTGGAGCACTCAACGCCGCCGTCGAGGCGAAGGAGGATATTGCCAAAATTGTCGTAGGGCAAATGGTACGTCCTCCTGTCACTCATATGATCAACAATGCTATGGCTGCCGCAGGTGGGTTAACTGAGCTAGATCCTGAAATGACAAAAAAGCTGATGGGCGGTGTTACAAAGGGTCTACAAAGGGCAGATGATGCTCTTCGCTCTGGAAAAAAGGCAGGTGTCTTCGATTTGATGAAAGCTCTGCGTGATCCAGACATCAATCGGGCGATGGGTTTTGGCATAAACCTGCTGAAAGGATTAGGAGCGGGCTTAAAGGAATGA
- the glp gene encoding gephyrin-like molybdotransferase Glp has product MYQQLGACLKLEGSVDDMDKVESVNRIHRNAVQVMEAQRRIEQHLNHLGVEEVSLENAYRRTLAEDIIASDNMPHFRRSGMDGFAIISSSTRGASPESPVLLEVIDNIPCGALPTKKLSQKTASRIMTGAMVPENADAVIMLEMTDDFEEQGKTYISIKKEVQPGQNLTPIGHEITMGACVLQKGTEILAGETALLATFGFSRVKVYKRPTIAIFATGSELLPVDAPLCSGKIRNSNSYMLAALIRGSGGIPLLMGSIPDEADQAQALILEAFSVADFVITSGGVSVGDYDILVDIFEKWNGKVLFNKVAMRPGSPTSAGIWNDQYLFALSGNPGACFVGFELFVRPVILGMQGIQNRYLQDFTAFLGEDFTKVNAYPRYVRGKSYVIDGRVFVKPVGMDQSSVTVSIKDSDCLIKIPPGGKGMLQGELVSALMLRG; this is encoded by the coding sequence ATGTACCAACAGTTAGGCGCATGTCTCAAATTGGAGGGTAGTGTAGACGACATGGATAAAGTAGAAAGCGTGAATCGAATTCACCGCAATGCGGTTCAAGTCATGGAAGCACAGCGCAGAATTGAGCAACATCTGAACCATCTCGGTGTAGAAGAAGTCTCATTGGAAAATGCCTACAGACGTACATTGGCGGAGGATATCATTGCGTCTGACAACATGCCTCATTTCCGGCGTTCCGGGATGGACGGTTTTGCGATCATATCCAGTTCAACTCGCGGAGCATCCCCTGAGTCTCCAGTCCTTTTGGAAGTGATCGACAATATTCCGTGTGGTGCTCTTCCTACAAAAAAATTATCGCAAAAAACAGCCTCCCGAATCATGACGGGAGCCATGGTACCTGAAAATGCAGACGCAGTCATCATGCTGGAAATGACAGACGACTTTGAAGAGCAGGGCAAAACATACATTTCGATTAAAAAAGAAGTCCAGCCTGGGCAGAACCTGACTCCGATTGGTCACGAAATCACAATGGGCGCTTGCGTCCTGCAAAAAGGTACAGAAATCCTCGCTGGTGAGACCGCCTTGTTGGCTACATTCGGTTTCTCCCGCGTCAAAGTATATAAGCGCCCAACCATCGCGATATTTGCAACAGGTTCGGAGCTTTTGCCTGTAGATGCGCCACTTTGTTCAGGGAAAATTCGAAACAGTAACTCTTACATGCTGGCGGCACTTATTCGGGGGTCAGGAGGGATTCCATTACTGATGGGTTCCATCCCAGACGAAGCGGACCAAGCACAAGCTCTTATTCTTGAAGCATTTTCCGTTGCAGATTTCGTGATTACATCAGGTGGGGTATCGGTAGGTGACTACGACATTCTCGTAGATATTTTTGAAAAATGGAATGGGAAGGTCCTGTTTAACAAAGTAGCGATGCGTCCCGGAAGCCCTACGTCAGCAGGGATTTGGAATGATCAATATTTGTTTGCCTTGTCAGGTAATCCGGGAGCGTGCTTTGTTGGTTTTGAGCTATTCGTTCGTCCTGTGATTTTGGGTATGCAGGGTATTCAAAATCGTTACTTGCAGGACTTTACTGCTTTTCTAGGCGAAGACTTTACAAAGGTAAATGCGTATCCTCGGTATGTCCGGGGAAAGTCGTATGTAATCGATGGTAGAGTATTCGTAAAACCTGTCGGGATGGATCAATCAAGCGTTACGGTCTCCATTAAAGATTCCGATTGCTTAATCAAGATTCCACCTGGAGGGAAGGGAATGCTACAGGGTGAGCTTGTCTCCGCCTTGATGCTTAGAGGATAA
- a CDS encoding IPT/TIG domain-containing protein codes for MSTSTNTFNAGGNTLGITTMAVNPASFQAAPQMVQDRMTYHKAVLESFGITSLSSLGALKIRGTVVPQSGLTKPTPTLVSGNTMIQSAYRIDSTKSTPTLQMLSGKAELLQTIPFPKKMTATLAVPSPASALNISVDTAYWAASEIYIEDGTNVILKYPQRYLIIIAEKLTVGQNVTFTWERPYRYVPAKRQKPITPPDAPMSSTLSGIPGTPGTHGLPGDRGFDGAAAPELELWVLNMAGRPHFDLKGQDGTQGGFGQDGGDGGRGGKGKPAELDWAGFCKAGAGAGGNGGSGGAAGYGGPGGNGGAGGRLTLYAPQTIIQNYSQGFAITIEGGSPGAGGIPGNPGAGGPGGAVGDTKNGKFGTACGPGPRTAGQPGVQGSFADAGRVGYAGGRLSDPVSFRAIDADEFRRKLLEPSISHVSPLYAFAGDTVTLEGSRYTKTDVVLIDGTETKTQVVSDTMLHFVLPFVTGGSHTLQVRQSDMTLSSKASVFVNPRVSSAQQENQVKTRVRPGQKVIVNGSGFSEGSRVLVNNQEMPEVRMVSSTQMEFTMIRPADVESNPAGEHVTLKVRLSDGTPSNEIPLTLETFHMLVMGDSVSWGQGLQEHEKFYSIVGAAVQAREGNIKQYTQVLAHSGAIIGEGKDDVVAPVDGEVPKSFPTILQQCAFFKGEADLVDLILLDGGMNDVDVRTVLNPFHPADLGKLHYDYFFVSMKKLLVEVTNKFTQAKVIVTGYYPPVSEKSDMAVVEALLIGVGAIVGGVGGGAAGGILGAAELEKVYKRCAQLEAESKLYLRKAIDERNAELDKPRIFFADPNFGPEHAALTDDPYVFGINLDLTPQDLIAAERLVSCTEAGCTGLDFEICKRASIGHPNQKGAQAYTNAILPLL; via the coding sequence ATGTCAACTTCTACAAACACTTTCAATGCAGGGGGAAATACGCTCGGGATTACGACGATGGCTGTGAATCCGGCTTCCTTCCAAGCAGCACCCCAAATGGTTCAGGATCGAATGACGTATCATAAAGCGGTGCTAGAGTCATTCGGGATTACGTCCCTGTCCAGTCTGGGGGCGCTCAAGATCCGCGGAACGGTTGTACCTCAGTCGGGATTGACGAAACCAACCCCCACGCTCGTCAGTGGGAATACCATGATTCAGTCTGCGTATCGAATCGACTCAACCAAATCTACACCAACGTTGCAAATGTTGAGTGGAAAAGCAGAACTGTTGCAAACCATCCCGTTCCCTAAAAAAATGACGGCTACACTAGCTGTTCCGTCTCCTGCATCGGCCTTGAATATATCGGTCGACACTGCCTATTGGGCCGCATCAGAAATTTATATCGAGGATGGAACCAATGTTATTTTGAAATATCCGCAGCGCTACTTGATCATCATCGCCGAAAAGTTGACGGTCGGACAAAATGTAACGTTTACATGGGAGCGTCCTTACCGCTATGTTCCAGCTAAACGACAAAAACCAATAACACCGCCTGATGCACCGATGTCTTCGACGCTCTCCGGCATTCCGGGGACACCTGGAACACATGGATTGCCTGGAGACCGTGGATTCGACGGCGCTGCTGCTCCTGAACTCGAATTATGGGTCCTCAATATGGCGGGACGCCCTCATTTTGACTTGAAAGGGCAAGATGGCACACAAGGTGGGTTTGGGCAAGACGGTGGAGATGGTGGCAGAGGAGGAAAAGGCAAGCCAGCCGAATTGGATTGGGCAGGTTTCTGCAAAGCTGGAGCAGGAGCAGGTGGAAATGGAGGAAGTGGCGGTGCAGCTGGATACGGAGGCCCGGGTGGCAATGGGGGCGCTGGCGGTCGGCTGACTCTGTACGCGCCACAAACGATCATCCAAAATTATTCGCAGGGCTTTGCGATCACGATTGAGGGAGGCAGCCCGGGGGCAGGGGGAATTCCTGGCAATCCTGGAGCAGGCGGACCGGGTGGCGCCGTGGGTGACACCAAGAATGGAAAATTCGGTACGGCATGTGGTCCCGGGCCGAGAACGGCAGGTCAACCGGGAGTGCAGGGTTCATTTGCCGATGCTGGTCGTGTCGGATATGCGGGAGGCAGATTGTCTGATCCTGTGAGCTTTCGAGCCATCGACGCAGATGAATTCAGACGCAAGCTCCTGGAGCCGTCGATTAGCCATGTATCTCCGCTCTATGCATTCGCAGGTGATACAGTGACGCTGGAAGGAAGTCGGTATACCAAAACCGATGTCGTTCTGATCGATGGCACGGAAACGAAAACCCAGGTAGTAAGTGATACGATGCTCCATTTTGTCTTGCCTTTTGTGACAGGAGGCTCTCATACACTTCAGGTTCGACAATCAGATATGACTCTTTCCAGCAAGGCATCCGTCTTCGTGAATCCACGAGTCAGTTCCGCTCAGCAAGAAAATCAAGTGAAAACGCGAGTGAGACCTGGACAAAAAGTGATCGTGAATGGAAGCGGCTTTTCCGAAGGGTCACGCGTCTTGGTAAACAACCAAGAAATGCCCGAAGTACGGATGGTAAGCTCGACTCAAATGGAATTTACCATGATTCGACCTGCCGATGTGGAGAGCAATCCAGCGGGTGAGCATGTGACCCTGAAAGTACGGCTATCCGATGGCACACCTTCCAATGAAATTCCACTAACACTAGAAACCTTCCATATGCTCGTGATGGGCGATTCCGTGAGCTGGGGGCAAGGCTTGCAAGAGCATGAGAAGTTTTATTCCATCGTGGGTGCAGCCGTTCAGGCCAGAGAAGGAAATATCAAGCAATATACACAAGTACTCGCTCATTCCGGCGCCATTATTGGAGAGGGTAAGGATGATGTAGTGGCCCCCGTAGACGGTGAGGTACCTAAATCATTCCCAACGATCCTACAGCAATGTGCGTTCTTCAAAGGCGAGGCTGACTTGGTGGATCTGATTCTTTTGGATGGAGGTATGAACGATGTCGATGTTCGGACAGTTCTGAATCCTTTCCATCCAGCCGATTTGGGGAAATTACATTATGACTATTTCTTTGTGAGCATGAAGAAATTGCTGGTCGAGGTGACGAATAAATTTACACAAGCCAAAGTCATCGTTACCGGTTATTATCCACCTGTGTCTGAAAAGAGCGATATGGCTGTGGTAGAAGCACTGTTGATCGGCGTAGGGGCCATTGTCGGAGGAGTCGGCGGCGGTGCAGCCGGAGGGATTCTGGGTGCAGCTGAGTTGGAAAAGGTATACAAGCGCTGTGCCCAGCTAGAAGCAGAATCAAAGCTCTACCTGCGCAAAGCAATCGATGAGAGAAATGCGGAGCTCGATAAACCGCGTATCTTTTTCGCCGATCCGAATTTTGGTCCCGAGCACGCTGCCCTGACTGATGACCCCTATGTATTCGGCATCAATTTGGACCTGACTCCACAAGACCTGATCGCAGCTGAACGCCTCGTTTCTTGCACAGAAGCAGGGTGCACGGGCTTGGATTTCGAGATTTGCAAGCGTGCCTCCATCGGTCATCCAAATCAAAAGGGAGCCCAGGCGTACACAAACGCAATCTTGCCTCTTCTGTAA
- a CDS encoding phosphate-starvation-inducible protein PsiE: MMKETSIVHFYQRILNTSLIILGLVLSFYLVRELYFIVTAALLGNTNVHDILEEVLAFFLYFVFVSMIVKYFKEEYHFPLRYLVYIGITGTIRFIIVNRDDAMNNLILSLVILILIICYLLLAPRKNKLGE, encoded by the coding sequence ATGATGAAAGAGACATCGATCGTGCACTTCTATCAACGGATATTAAATACTTCACTCATCATTCTGGGGCTTGTGTTGAGCTTTTATCTGGTACGCGAACTGTATTTCATTGTGACAGCTGCACTTCTTGGTAATACTAACGTTCATGATATTTTGGAGGAAGTCTTAGCCTTTTTTCTGTACTTTGTTTTTGTTTCTATGATCGTCAAATATTTTAAGGAAGAGTATCATTTTCCGCTACGTTACCTCGTCTATATCGGCATTACCGGCACGATACGTTTTATCATCGTCAATCGTGATGATGCTATGAATAATCTGATTCTATCGCTAGTTATTCTGATCCTGATCATTTGTTACCTACTGTTGGCTCCTCGTAAGAACAAACTGGGAGAATGA
- a CDS encoding DUF2294 domain-containing protein, translating to MTKNLEHQFSMLVREIRKEYVGNGPKEIVTRFCGPWVICEMKGNLTNVEKFMILSDEGKRMVHDARTKLVKNIYNDPAVVAKLEDIIHAKVLRIFSDISIEEDIAMTVYVLDRSIS from the coding sequence ATGACGAAAAATCTCGAACATCAATTCAGTATGCTAGTTCGTGAGATTCGAAAAGAATACGTTGGTAACGGCCCAAAAGAAATCGTTACACGTTTTTGTGGTCCATGGGTGATCTGTGAAATGAAAGGGAACCTGACCAATGTAGAAAAATTTATGATTCTGTCTGATGAAGGCAAACGAATGGTACACGATGCACGCACGAAGCTCGTGAAGAATATTTACAACGACCCTGCGGTAGTAGCAAAACTCGAGGATATCATCCACGCAAAGGTCCTGCGGATTTTTTCAGATATCAGTATTGAAGAGGATATTGCCATGACTGTCTATGTATTAGATAGATCAATTTCTTGA